In the Mastomys coucha isolate ucsf_1 unplaced genomic scaffold, UCSF_Mcou_1 pScaffold18, whole genome shotgun sequence genome, one interval contains:
- the LOC116096667 gene encoding uncharacterized protein LOC116096667, giving the protein MPRNSGTKRLGGQNDIWERLEGRTGSPHRTQPRCYTPVTPFRAWDSAHSRLPSHQKGRIRNSWTLLLHQGWRFSQKNRKVWWPQHSVTLEGSVASGPAHFFLCAVELDVVPPGLFTHDYVACPNGSRGPASARGTAPPHLITLRIRTPSSATPRLPSVHSPGSKFPLQTRQTHSSSLSVHIHPSPHRAPSQGWSTHYLPPPHLPTLILSP; this is encoded by the exons ATGCCCCGGAACTCAGGAACCAAGCGCCTGGGCGGGCAGAATGACATCTGGGAACGACTGGAGGGGAGGACTGGCTCTCCCCACAGAACCCAGCCCCGTTGCTACACCCCTGTGACACCTTTCAGGGCCTGGGACTCAGCCCATTCTCGCCTGCCAAGCCACCAGAAGGGCAGGATAAGG AATTCATGGACCCTCCTTCTGCACCAG GGTTGGAGATTTTCCCAGAAGAATAGGAAAGTTTGGTGGCCCCAACACTCAGTAACACTGGAGGGTAGCGTggcctctggccctgctcacttcTTCCTGTGCGCTGTGGAGCTTGATGTGGTTCCTCCTGGGCTATTCACCCATGACTATGTCGCCTGTCCTAACGGTAGCAGAGGACCAGCCTCAGCTCGGGGAACCGCACCCCCCCATCTAATCACACTCAGGATTAGAACCCCATCCTCAGCCACACCCCGCCTTCCTTCTGTGCACAGCCCTGGCTCCAAATTCCCTCTGCAGACTCGGCAGACTCACTCCTCATCACTGAGCGTCCATATCCACCCTAGCCCTCACAGGGCACCCTCACAGGGCTGGAGCACCCAttacctgcccccaccccacctccccactctcattctctctccctga